A single Panthera uncia isolate 11264 chromosome E2 unlocalized genomic scaffold, Puncia_PCG_1.0 HiC_scaffold_19, whole genome shotgun sequence DNA region contains:
- the FPR2 gene encoding N-formyl peptide receptor 2: METNHSIAPNEYEEILHESAGYTVLWILSLVVLGITFVFGILGNGLVIWVAGFRMARSVTTICYLNLALADFSFTATLPFLIVSMAMKERWPFGWFLCKVIHIVVDINLFGSVFLIAFIALDRCICVLHPVWAQNHRTVSLATKLIIGPWIFALVLTLPVFIFLTTVNDGTGNIYCTFTFAHWGNSTEQRLKVAITMLTIRGIIRFIIGFSMPMSIVAICYGLIAAKIRKKGMIKSSRPLRVLTAVVASFFLCWFPFQMVALLSTVWLKQILFEGKYKILDVLTNPTSSLAFFNSCLNPILYVFMGQDFRERLIHSLPASLERALTEDLSQTSDTTNRSTLPHEEAELQAM; the protein is encoded by the coding sequence ATGGAAACCAACCACTCCATCGCTCCAAATGAATATGAAGAGATACTCCACGAGTCTGCTGGCTACACTGTTCTGTGGATCCTATCACTGGTGGTGCTTGGGATCACCTTTGTCTTTGGCATCCTGGGCAATGGGCTTGTGATCTGGGTGGCTGGATTCCGGATGGCACGCAGCGTCACCACCATCTGTTACCTGAACTTGGCCTTGGCCGACTTCTCTTTCACTGCCACTCTGCCATTTCTCATTGTCTCAATGGCCATGAAAGAACGGTGGCCTTTTGGCTGGTTCCTGTGTAAGGTAATTCACATTGTGGTGGACATCAACCTGTTTGGAAGTGTCTTCCTCATTGCTTTCATTGCCCTGGACCGCTGTATTTGTGTCTTGCATCCAGTCTGGGCCCAGAACCACCGCACTGTAAGTCTGGCTACAAAACTCATCATTGGACCCTGGATTTTTGCCCTAGTCCTTACCTTGCCAGTTTTCATCTTCTTGACTACAGTAAATGATGGAACAGGGAATATATACTGTACTTTCACCTTTGCACACTGGGGCAACAGTACTGAACAGAGGTTGAAGGTGGCTATCACCATGTTGACAATCAGAGGGATCATCCGGTTTATCATTGGCTTCAGTATGCCAATGTCCATTGTTGCTATCTGCTATGGGCTCATTGCTGCCAAGATACGTAAAAAAGGCATGATTAAATCCAGCCGTCCCTTAAGGGTCCTTACTGCTGTTGtggcttccttctttctctgttggTTCCCCTTTCAAATGGTTGCCCTTTTAAGCACAGTCTGGCTCAAACAGATACTGTTTGAGGGCAAGTACAAAATCCTTGATGTCCTGACTAATCCAACAAGCTCCCTGGCCTTCTTCAACAGCTGCCTCAATCCAATCCTTTACGTCTTCATGGGCCAAGACTTCCGAGAGAGACTGATCCACTCCCTGCCTGCCAGTCTGGAGAGGGCCCTTACTGAGGACTTATCCCAGACCAGTGACACAACAAACAGATCCACTTTACCTCATGAAGAAGCAGAGTTACAGGCAATGTGA